A window from Saccharomyces eubayanus strain FM1318 chromosome XIV, whole genome shotgun sequence encodes these proteins:
- the FOL1 gene encoding trifunctional dihydropteroate synthetase/dihydrohydroxymethylpterin pyrophosphokinase/dihydroneopterin aldolase FOL1 — protein sequence MSKLFSTVNSARHTVTLGSMKDYVHIKKLEMNTVLGPDSWNQLLPQKCLLSLDMGTDFSKSAATDDLKYSLNYAVISRDLTKFVSRRKNWGSVSNLAKSLSQFVMATYAGVESLNLEVQADTIHIRSDHISCAIQQDRQNPDQKKFDVVRISDLKMLTLIGVFTFERLRKQYVTLDIKLPWSKKAELAPPVQNVIDDVVKFVEASNFKTVEALVESVTGIIANNDYFQKFPELPIVVKVLKLNAITATEGVGVSCVREPRDIKTLSTTDNEQPCGDNETSNTAFDLPSLQNTFVEGKDTWKTAFLAFGSNIGDRLKHIQMALKLLSKEKTIRILNISSVFESEPMYFKDQSPFMNGCIELKTLLAPRELLKLCKKIEYEELQRIKHFDNGPRTIDLDIVMYLNSVGEDVLVNEADLNIPHPRMLERTFVLEPLCELISPRYLHPVTAEPIVDYLKQIYEKQNDEDTLWKLVPLPSRDNTESRFLKFKTITTIDELTGEAKRITISPTYIMGIFNATPDSFSDGGDHFTDIQSQMNSVANMCKEALTLHDYVIIDIGGCSTRPNSIQVSEAEELKRTIPLIKSIRENSNLPQEKLILSVDTYRSDVAKEAIAAGVDIINDISGGSFDSNMLDVIAENPEVCYILSHIRGDISTMNKLTHYEDSALGDCVQQEFVNNTDIQQLDKLKDSTTLIRNIGQEIGERYLRAIEKGVKRWQIIIDPGLGFAKNGKQNLQIIRQIPMLKNYSFIMDTQDSHTYINFRNIPVLLGPSRKKFIGHITKDVDAKQRDFATGTVVASCVGFGSDMVRVHDVKNCSKSIKLADAIYKGSE from the coding sequence ATGTCAAAGCTGTTTTCTACCGTTAATTCTGCAAGGCATACCGTTACACTGGGCAGTATGAAAGACTATGTGCATATCAAGAAGTTAGAGATGAACACGGTTCTGGGACCAGATTCTTGGAACCAATTGCTGCCTCAGAAATGCCTGTTAAGTTTAGATATGGGCACAGATTTCAGTAAGTCAGCGGCTACAGATGACTTAAAGTACTCTTTAAATTACGCAGTTATTTCTCGTGATCTGACAAAATTTGTTAGCAGGAGGAAAAATTGGGGCTCTGTTTCCAATTTAGCTAAATCTTTATCTCAATTTGTTATGGCTACATATGCCGGTGTTGAATCACTGAATTTAGAAGTGCAAGCAGATACGATACACATTAGAAGTGATCATATTTCTTGCGCCATTCAACAAGACAGACAAAATCcagatcaaaaaaaatttgatgttGTGAGAATATCAGATCTGAAAATGCTGACTTTGATTGGTGTTTTCACTTTTGAAAGGCTCAGGAAGCAATATGTCACGTTGGATATAAAATTACCTTGGTCGAAGAAGGCTGAGTTGGCACCCCCAGTGCAAAATGTCATCGATGATGTTGTGAAATTTGTAGAAGCTTCAAACTTCAAGACCGTTGAAGCCTTAGTGGAATCTGTGACAGGTATTATTGCCAATAACGattatttccaaaaatttccaGAATTGCCAATTGTAGTCAAGGTTTTGAAGTTAAACGCAATTACGGCTACTGAGGGTGTAGGGGTGAGTTGTGTTAGAGAGCCTAGGGATATCAAAACCTTGAGTACCACTGACAATGAACAGCCTTGTGGCGATAATGAGACTTCTAATACCGCCTTTGATTTACCTTCATTGCAAAACACATTTGTTGAGGGGAAAGATACATGGAAAACGGCTTTCTTAGCATTTGGTTCAAACATTGGAGATCGTCTCAAGCATATTCAAATGGCATTGAAGTTACTATCgaaggaaaaaacaattaGAATACTGAATATTTCGtctgtttttgaaagtgaaCCAATGTATTTCAAAGATCAAAGTCCCTTTATGAATGGGTGCATTGAACTGAAAACTCTATTGGCTCCAAgagaattattgaaattatgcaaaaaaattgagtACGAAGAATTGCAAAGAATCAAGCATTTTGATAACGGACCCAGAACAATAGATTTGGATATCGTCATGTATTTGAATAGTGTCGGGGAGGATGTACTGGTAAATGAAGCTGATTTAAATATACCACATCCTAGAATGTTAGAGAGAacttttgttcttgagcCACTATGTGAGCTAATATCACCACGTTACCTTCATCCTGTGACAGCAGAACCTATAGTAGACTATCTAAAACAAATATACGAGAAGCagaatgatgaagataCTTTATGGAAATTAGTTCCGTTACCTTCCCGTGATAATACGGAATCTAGGTTTctgaaattcaaaacgaTAACCACCATCGATGAATTAACTGGAGAAGCAAAAAGAATCACTATTTCACCAACATATATCATGGGTATATTCAACGCTACCCCAGATTCTTTTTCAGATGGAGGTGACCATTTTACTGACATTCAAAGTCAAATGAATAGTGTTGCCAACATGTGTAAAGAAGCATTGACTTTGCATGACTACGTGATCATCGACATTGGAGGGTGTTCCACTAGACCTAATTCTATTCAAGTATCTGAAGCAGAAGAACTAAAGAGGACAATCCCATTAATTAAATCCATCAGAGAAAACTCTAACTTGccacaagaaaaacttaTACTCTCCGTCGATACTTACCGTTCCGACGTCGCTAAAGAGGCTATTGCGGCTGGAGTGGATATTATCAACGATATTTCTGGAGGATCTTTTGATAGCAACATGTTGGACGTRATTGCCGAAAATCCAGAAGTCTGTTATATCCTTTCACACATTCGTGGCGATATTTCAACGATGAACAAATTGACACATTACGAGGACTCTGCCTTAGGCGATTGTGTTCAACAAGAGTTCGTGAACAACACTGACATTCAACAGTTGGATAAACTGAAAGACAGCACAACATTAATTAGAAATATAGGACAAGAAATTGGAGAAAGATACTTGAGAGCAATCGAAAAAGGCGTCAAGCGTTGgcaaataataatagaTCCTGGGCTTGGGTTTGCCAAGAATGGGAAACAGAACTTACAAATTATTAGACAAATTCCCATGTTGAAGAACTACTCTTTCATCATGGACACACAAGATTCTCATACCTATATAAACTTCAGAAACATCCCTGTTCTGCTAGGCCCATCGCgcaaaaaattcattggaCACATTACAAAGGACGTAGACGCAAAACAAAGGGACTTTGCCACCGGAACCGTAGTCGCATCGTGTGTTGGATTTGGTAGTGACATGGTTAGGGTTCATGACGTGAAAAATTGTTCGAAGAGCATTAAATTAGCAGATGCTATTTATAAAGGTTCGGAATAA
- the GIS2 gene encoding mRNA-binding translational activator GIS2 — translation MSQKACYVCGKIGHLAEDCDSERLCYNCNKPGHVQTDCTMPRTVEFKQCYNCGETGHVRSECTVQRCFNCNGTGHISRECPEPKKASGRFSKVSCYKCGGPNHMAKDCMKEDGGNGLKCYTCGQAGHMSRDCQNDKLCYNCNETGHISKECPKA, via the coding sequence ATGTCCCAAAAAGCCTGTTACGTTTGTGGTAAGATCGGCCATTTAGCCGAAGATTGTGATTCTGAAAGACTATGTTACAACTGTAACAAGCCAGGTCACGTCCAAACAGACTGTACTATGCCAAGAACTGTTGAGTTCAAGCAATGTTACAACTGTGGTGAAACCGGTCACGTCAGAAGCGAATGTACCGTTCAACGTTGTTTCAACTGTAACGGAACCGGTCACATCTCCAGAGAGTGCCCTGAACCAAAGAAGGCTAGCGGTAGATTCTCCAAGGTTTCATGCTATAAATGTGGTGGTCCAAACCATATGGCTAAGGACTGTATGAAGGAAGACGGTGGTAACGGTTTGAAATGTTACACTTGTGGTCAAGCCGGCCATATGTCTAGAGACTGTCAAAACGACAAGCTTTGTTACAACTGTAACGAAACTGGCCATATCTCAAAAGAATGTCCAAAGGCTTAG
- the RTC4 gene encoding Rtc4p translates to MAGPNGRINQVRRKGIYSTKRGNGDNLLLMKRQGKHGIQEAESDELSNHEASSPTKKRAKAEDIIADRTRVVEGMSMATFDCSNKIGKLFSDSEIKVDKRSEEEEEKEEVGDISVSLIQNLKDEDIESIKCRNNNLLDSKKLLLEAELSAVEDNQIFSSSFPEGKKLSMQNSLSSRDQIVKKLQTRKDYVSKFNLPPLLFSDELLNEVEPFMPIVMDILKGRVSSAYYFKAKNAYRNSQKAYLSVDEFRKLNLNKFTAGFYGLKRQLRVGEDIAKRYRRELTHNQPATLRWWGVTDFCNYVLAPEILASFCIRQLNFSSRSHSPKLQDKLSEKAYYYDPETRVLAYDLFEDTIEYGLIVADSDPIEQWETAIEEDRLQELKLDVHYYSSKRWRQPANGEAK, encoded by the coding sequence ATGGCTGGACCAAATGGGCGAATCAACCAAGTGAGGAGAAAGGGTATCTATTCTACAAAGAGGGGAAATGGTGATAACTTACTGCTAATGAAACGCCAAGGAAAACATGGCATACAGGAAGCTGAGAGTGACGAATTATCGAATCACGAGGCCTCTTCTCCCACGAAGAAGCGTGCTAAAGCAGAAGATATTATTGCAGATAGGACTAGAGTGGTGGAAGGCATGTCGATGGCTACGTTTGATTGCAGTAATAAAATTGGGAAGCTGTTTTCTGATTCCGAGATAAAAGTTGACAAGAgatcagaagaagaagaagaaaaagaggaagtAGGGGACATTTCCGTATCGCTGATACAGAATTTGAAGGACGAAGACATCGAGTCTATCAAGTGCAGAAACAACAATCTTTTAGACAGTAAAAAACTACTATTAGAGGCGGAATTATCAGCAGTTGAAGACAATCAAAtcttttcgtcttcattcCCTGAAGGAAAGAAATTATCGATGCAAAACTCTTTGAGCTCCAGAGATCAAATTGTTAAAAAGCTTCAAACAAGGAAAGACTACGTAAGCAAGTTTAACCTACCACCTTTGTTATTTTCAGACGAGCTGCTGAATGAGGTGGAACCCTTCATGCCTATTGTGATGGATATATTGAAGGGACGGGTCTCCTCTGCCTATTACTTCAAGGCAAAAAATGCATACAGGAATTCCCAAAAGGCCTATCTGTCAGTAGATGAGTTTAGAAAATTAAACTTAAACAAATTTACTGCGGGATTTTATGGATTGAAAAGGCAATTGAGGGTTGGCGAAGATATTGCTAAGAGATACAGAAGGGAATTGACACATAACCAACCTGCAACACTGAGATGGTGGGGGGTGACAGATTTCTGCAATTACGTTTTGGCGCCAGAAATTCTTGCGTCCTTTTGTATTCGCCAATTAAATTTCTCCAGCAGATCTCATTCACCAAAGTTGCAAGATAAACTCAGCGAAAAAGCCTACTACTACGACCCCGAAACAAGGGTACTAGCATACGATTTATTCGAAGATACGATCGAGTACGGCCTTATAGTCGCAGATTCTGATCCAATAGAGCAGTGGGAAACCGCTATAGAGGAAGACCGTCTGCAAGAACTGAAGCTCGATGTGCACTACTATTCTAGCAAGAGATGGCGACAGCCCGCCAATGGTGAGGCCAAATGA
- the TEX1 gene encoding Tex1p: MSSSGTIDIVNQKTITSEVAASVTSKYLESTLSKNNTSDIEDERFIHVSSRSHSRFTSTPVTPNEVLSLKFHASGSSMAYSRMDGSLTVWFIKDASFDKSVKVYIPDCCGSDKLATDLSWNPTSLNQMAIVSNSSEISLLLINEITLKASKLRTLSLGSKTKVNSCLYDPLGNWLLAATKSEKIYLFNVKEDHRLVHSLNVSDISPNPNDVVYSIAWNNNGSHIFVGFKSGHLIILKVRDEMLEISTKIKAHTGSITGIKIDPWGRYFVTGSSDGNCYIWSLKSLCCERIIQDLDSAVVALDVCHLGKILGICTEDEMVYFYDLNEAKLLESKSLANHKSDLVLKFYPDKSWYILSGKNDTLSNHFVKSDKNLITYWKDMFDSSIIEKRRKNNNSSNNHSKRVIKNSDRIVKDRPSRFNSRK, translated from the coding sequence ATGTCATCCAGTGGGACTATTGATATTGTTAACCAGAAAACCATAACTTCCGAGGTAGCTGCTTCGGTAACATCGAAATACCTGGAAAGTACGCTTTCGAAGAATAACACAAGTGATATTGAGGATGAAAGGTTTATTCACGTCAGTTCACGTTCCCATTCAAGGTTTACTTCCACCCCTGTAACCCCCAACGAGGTTCTTTCTCTGAAATTTCATGCTTCAGGCTCATCAATGGCATACAGTAGAATGGACGGCTCTTTGACGGTTTGGTTCATCAAAGACGCAAGTTTCGATAAGTCTGTCAAGGTTTATATTCCAGACTGTTGTGGATCTGATAAACTGGCCACTGATCTGTCTTGGAACCCTACTTCCTTGAATCAAATGGCCATTGTGAGTAATTCATCAGAGATATCCTTACTGCTGATCAATGAGATAACACTGAAAGCATCTAAATTAAGAACACTATCATTAGGAAGCAAAACCAAAGTCAACAGCTGCCTTTATGATCCTTTAGGAAATTGGTTACTAGCTGCAACCAAATCggaaaaaatatatctaTTTAACGTTAAGGAAGACCATCGTCTTGTTCATTCTTTGAATGTTAGCGACATAAGCCCTAATCCTAACGACGTTGTATATTCCATAGCATGGAATAATAATGGAAGTCACATTTTTGTTGGCTTTAAGAGTGGTCATTTGATCATTTTGAAAGTAAGAGACGAAATGCTAGAAATATCTACCAAGATCAAAGCACATACTGGTTCCATTACTGGTATCAAAATAGATCCGTGGGGAAGATACTTTGTCACTGGTAGCAGTGATGGGAACTGTTATATTTGGAGCCTAAAGTCACTATGTTGCGAGAGAATAATTCAAGATTTAGACTCTGCCGTAGTAGCACTAGACGTGTGTCATTTGGGTAAAATATTAGGAATTTGTACAGAGGATGAAATGGTGTATTTCTACGATCTCAACGAAGCTAAACTACTCGAATCCAAATCTTTAGCCAACCACAAATCTGACCtagttttgaaattttatcCCGATAAATCATGGTACATTTTGTCAGGCAAGAATGACACATTATCAAACCATTTTGTAAAGAGCGACAAAAATCTAATAACATACTGGAAAGATATGTTTGATAGCTCaataattgaaaaacgCAGGAAGAACAATAACAGCAGTAACAACCACAGCAAAAGAGTCATAAAAAATAGCGATAGAATCGTCAAAGACAGGCCGAGTAGATTCAATTCTAGAAAATAG
- the MRPL17 gene encoding mitochondrial 54S ribosomal protein mL46, which produces MKANLMLKRRLATATANSALPKIKVGILLSRIPIIIPKLNELEKHYYEYQSKLEKRLMWTFPAYFYFKKGTVAEHKFLSQQNGPISKKGGIWFPKGIPDIKHGRERSTKQEVNLPSSNTAKSAIDKKEHNKDDVNRPVIPNDKITEADKSNDTKSLERQLSRTLYLLVKDTEGVWKFPNFDLSDDSKPLHINAEDGLRSLGGDQIHTWSVSATPIGVLKDDQNSSAEFIVKSHILAGKFDLTADKNDTFKDYAWLTKDEINECVPKEYFSQTGFLLADN; this is translated from the coding sequence ATGAAGGCAAACTTAATGTTAAAGAGAAGGCTGGCTACTGCAACAGCCAATTCCGCCTTGCCCAAGATCAAAGTCGGAATATTACTATCAAGAATCCCCATAATTATACCAAAACTAAATGAACTGGAAAAACACTACTACGAATACCAAtcaaaactggaaaaaagattgaTGTGGACATTTCCAGCATATTTCTATTTCAAGAAGGGTACTGTAGCGGAACATAAATTTTTATCCCAACAAAATGGGCCCATTTCTAAGAAAGGTGGTATTTGGTTTCCTAAAGGTATACCGGACATCAAGCATGGCAGAGAAAGAAGTACCAAGCAGGAAGTTAATCTGCCTAGTAGCAATACAGCGAAATCCGCCATAGATAAAAAAGAGCATAACAAGGACGATGTTAACAGACCCGTCATTCCAAACGATAAAATAACGGAAGCTGATAAATCAAATGATACTAAGAGCCTCGAAAGACAATTAAGCAGAACTTTATATCTTTTAGTAAAAGATACCGAAGGTGTTTGGAAATTCCCAAACTTTGACTTATCTGACGACTCAAAGCCCTTACACATCAACGCGGAGGATGGATTGAGATCGTTAGGCGGTGACCAGATACACACTTGGTCCGTTTCTGCTACCCCCATCGGTGTTTTGAAGGACGACCAGAATAGCTCAGCAGAGTTTATTGTGAAATCTCACATTTTGGCAGGGAAGTTCGATTTGACAGCCGACAAGAATGACACATTTAAAGACTATGCTTGGTTGACAAAGgatgaaataaatgaatGCGTTCCAAAAGAATACTTTAGCCAAACCGGGTTCCTTTTGGCGGATAATTGA
- the NRD1 gene encoding Nrd1 complex RNA-binding subunit, whose amino-acid sequence MQQDDDFQTFVATLESFKDLKSGISGSRIKKLTTYALDHIDIESKIISLIIDYSRLCPDSHKLGSLYIIDSIGRAYLDETRSTNTTSANNKSGTCTHAINTLGEVIQELLSDAIAKSNQDHKEKIRMLLDIWDRSGLFQKSYLNAIRSKCFAMDITNNTTAPPQQLSSDPRQRSKQILSNLKATPPLNLTINVPTSLTSADPAKQQAALFQLIAALQQHFNPSSSSSSSAPTTVVPPSETHTITEYGSRRERERERERYSSRRNRSRSPPPPLPQPSAARKDRYPSVAQDQYSIGAPNTTFGTNNHHLYPDELNVSNNPHYRPKPVSYDSTLPPDHIKVYSRTLFIGGVPQNMKEWDLANVLRPFAEVQSVILNNSRKHAFVKVYSRHEAENVLQHFNKDGALPLRTRWGVGFGPRDCCDYQHGYSIIPMHRLTDADKKWSVSAQWGGTSGQPLVTGIVFEEPDIIVGEGVSSKAISQKMPTDSGRNGPRSGKPNKSGSISSLSPVPYGNASLASPPPQQYAQPIMQQPYGYPPTQPLPPQGPPPAAVPVPQQQQFDPTAQLNSLMNMLNQQQQQQQQS is encoded by the coding sequence ATGCAGCAGGACGACgattttcaaacttttgTAGCTACCTTGGAATCATTCAAAGATTTAAAATCTGGTATTTCAGGTTCTCGTATTAAGAAACTAACCACTTACGCACTTGATCACATTGATATCGAATCAAAAATCATATCTCTGATAATAGACTACTCAAGACTTTGCCCCGACTCTCATAAATTAGGTTCTTTATATATCATTGATTCAATAGGTAGAGCTTACTTGGACGAAACAAGATCAACGAACACGACAAGTGCAAACAACAAGTCCGGCACTTGTACCCATGCCATAAACACACTAGGCGAAGTAATCCAAGAACTGCTATCCGATGCTATCGCAAAGAGCAATCAAGACcacaaggaaaaaatccGTATGCTTTTGGACATTTGGGATAGATCCGGcttgtttcaaaagagTTATTTGAATGCCATCAGGTCGAAATGTTTTGCCATGGACATAACAAATAACACCACCGCTCCCCCACAACAGTTGTCATCGGACCCCAGGCAGAGGTCGAAACAGATTTTGTCGAATTTAAAGGCAACTCCTCCCTTAAACTTGACCATAAATGTACCAACGAGTTTAACTTCCGCAGATCCAGCTAAACAACAAGCCGCTTTATTCCAACTAATAGCTGCCTTGCAACAGCACTTCaatccttcttcttcctcttcttcgtctGCGCCCACGACCGTTGTTCCGCCATCGGAAACACATACAATTACTGAGTACGGTAGCAGACGTGAACgtgaaagagaaagagaaagataCAGCTCCAGGAGGAATAGATCGAGATCCCCTCCTCCACCTCTTCCCCAACCATCCGCCGCTAGAAAGGACCGCTACCCATCTGTAGCTCAGGACCAATACAGTATAGGCGCCCCAAATACGACCTTTGGCACAAACAACCATCATTTATACCCGGATGAACTTAACGTTTCCAACAACCCTCATTATAGACCCAAACCCGTGAGCTACGACTCCACGTTGCCACCAGATCATATCAAAGTGTACAGTCGTACCTTGTTCATCGGCGGTGTCCCACAAAATATGAAAGAATGGGATTTGGCCAACGTCTTAAGGCCCTTCGCTGAAGTGCAAAGCGTtattttgaacaattcCAGGAAACATGCCTTTGTCAAAGTTTATTCAAGACACGAAGCTGAGAACGTCTTGCAACATTTTAATAAAGATGGTGCTTTGCCGTTAAGAACTAGATGGGGGGTCGGTTTTGGCCCAAGAGACTGTTGTGATTACCAGCACGGTTACAGCATCATTCCCATGCACAGGCTCACGGATGCTGATAAAAAGTGGTCTGTAAGTGCCCAATGGGGGGGTACTTCCGGTCAACCTCTAGTTACTGGTATTGTATTCGAAGAGCCTGATATCATCGTGGGCGAAGGTGTCTCTTCCAAGGCAATCTCTCAAAAGATGCCCACCGATTCCGGTAGAAACGGTCCTCGTTCCGGGAAACCTAATAAATCAGGAAGcatatcttcattatctCCTGTACCTTACGGCAATGCCTCCTTAGCGTCTCCTCCACCACAACAATACGCGCAACCTATAATGCAGCAACCATACGGTTACCCCCCTACCCAACCACTTCCACCACAAGGACCTCCACCAGCCGCTGTCCCCGTTCCccagcaacaacaatttGATCCCACTGCTCAGCTGAATTCTTTGATGAATATGCTAAaccaacaacagcaacaacaacaacaaagctaa